A single Cupriavidus sp. D39 DNA region contains:
- a CDS encoding type II secretion system F family protein: MATRAPAAAARKAAAPKGKPGRKAPTQYLFEWEGKDRKGKAFSGELRAESQAEVNATLRKQGLTVVKLKKRRAARGKKITQKDIAYFTRQLSTMLKAGIPLLQSIDIIARGHANPNFTQLLSEIRFDIESGSSMAQAFRRHPRYFDTLYCNLIDAGEQGGILDALLERLSLYMEKTIALKSQIKSAMIYPIAVLTVAFAVTVILMIFVIPAFKGVFSSFGANLPAPTLVVIAMSDFFVDHWYLIIGAPAIAITMYIRGLKRSEKVQRASDRLLLRLPIFGSLFRKAVIARWTRTLATMFAAGTPLVESMDSVAGAAGNWVYYDATKEIEQSVRIGTSLTNAMQATHVFDSMVLQMTQIGEESGALDNMLLKVAEFYEREVDDAVAAISSLIEPLIIVVLGVLIGGMVVAMYLPIFKLGQVV, from the coding sequence ATGGCGACACGCGCACCAGCCGCCGCCGCTCGCAAGGCGGCTGCGCCCAAGGGGAAACCAGGGCGTAAAGCGCCCACGCAGTACCTCTTCGAGTGGGAAGGCAAGGACCGCAAGGGCAAGGCGTTCTCGGGCGAGCTGCGCGCCGAGAGCCAGGCCGAGGTCAATGCCACGCTGCGAAAGCAGGGGCTGACGGTCGTCAAGCTGAAAAAGCGGCGGGCCGCGCGCGGGAAAAAGATCACCCAGAAGGACATCGCGTACTTCACGCGCCAGCTCTCGACCATGCTCAAGGCGGGCATCCCGCTGCTGCAATCGATCGACATCATCGCGCGCGGGCATGCCAACCCCAACTTCACCCAGCTGCTGTCCGAGATCCGCTTCGACATCGAATCCGGCAGCAGCATGGCGCAGGCCTTCCGCCGCCATCCGCGCTACTTCGACACGCTCTACTGCAACCTGATCGACGCCGGCGAGCAGGGCGGTATCCTGGACGCCCTGCTGGAGCGCTTGTCGCTCTACATGGAAAAGACCATCGCGCTGAAGAGCCAGATCAAGTCGGCCATGATCTACCCGATCGCCGTGCTGACCGTGGCCTTCGCGGTGACGGTGATCCTGATGATCTTCGTGATCCCGGCGTTCAAGGGCGTGTTCTCCAGCTTCGGCGCCAACCTGCCGGCGCCGACCCTGGTCGTGATTGCCATGTCGGACTTCTTCGTCGATCACTGGTACCTGATCATCGGCGCGCCGGCCATCGCCATCACGATGTATATACGCGGGCTCAAACGCTCTGAGAAGGTCCAGCGCGCCAGCGACCGCCTGCTGCTCAGGCTGCCGATCTTCGGCTCGCTGTTCCGCAAGGCGGTGATCGCCCGCTGGACCCGCACGCTTGCCACCATGTTCGCCGCCGGCACGCCGCTGGTGGAGTCGATGGATTCGGTCGCCGGCGCCGCCGGCAACTGGGTGTACTACGACGCCACCAAGGAGATCGAGCAATCGGTGCGCATCGGTACCAGCCTGACCAACGCCATGCAGGCCACCCATGTGTTCGACAGCATGGTGCTGCAGATGACGCAGATCGGCGAGGAGTCCGGCGCGCTGGACAACATGCTGCTGAAGGTGGCGGAGTTCTACGAGCGCGAGGTCGATGACGCTGTTGCCGCCATCTCCAGCCTGATCGAGCCGCTGATCATCGTGGTGCTGGGCGTGCTGATTGGCGGCATGGTGGTGGCGATGTATCTTCCGATCTTCAAACTGGGACAGGTGGTGTAA
- the rpmA gene encoding 50S ribosomal protein L27: MAQKKGGGSTRNGRDSESKRLGVKVFGGQAINAGSIIVRQRGTRVHPGDNVGIGKDHTLFALVDGHVQFAVKGAAKKQQVSVVPAV; the protein is encoded by the coding sequence ATGGCACAGAAAAAGGGCGGCGGTTCCACACGGAACGGCCGCGATTCCGAATCGAAGCGTCTGGGCGTCAAGGTGTTTGGTGGTCAAGCCATCAACGCCGGCAGCATCATCGTGCGTCAGCGCGGTACCCGCGTGCACCCGGGCGATAACGTTGGCATTGGCAAGGATCACACCCTCTTTGCTCTCGTCGACGGCCACGTGCAGTTCGCCGTCAAGGGCGCTGCCAAGAAGCAGCAGGTCAGCGTCGTTCCGGCAGTCTGA
- the ispB gene encoding octaprenyl diphosphate synthase has protein sequence MRAVDSVIRQRLASEVPLIEQIGEYIISAGGKRLRPVILLLSARAFGYDGNRHHELAAVVEFIHTATLLHDDVVDESELRRGRQTANAVFGNAASVLVGDFLYSRAFQMMVDAGSMRIMEILSNATNVIAEGEVLQLLNMHDPDVTVERYLQVIRYKTAKLFEASAQLGAVLAGADAATEEAAAEYGRRIGTAFQLIDDMLDYTASAEQMGKNAGDDLREGKPTLPLLHLLEHGTAEQRTLAREAIVQGGTEHFDAVFTAIHACGALEVTFQAAQREAEAAEKAAQQFPDSPLKQTLIDLCAFSLQRQS, from the coding sequence ATGCGCGCCGTTGATTCGGTTATCCGCCAGCGCCTCGCCTCGGAGGTGCCCCTGATCGAGCAGATCGGCGAGTACATCATCAGTGCGGGCGGCAAGCGCCTGCGCCCGGTGATCCTGCTGCTGTCCGCGCGGGCCTTCGGTTACGACGGCAACCGGCACCACGAACTGGCCGCCGTGGTCGAGTTCATCCACACCGCCACGCTGCTGCACGACGACGTCGTCGACGAGTCGGAGCTGCGCCGCGGCCGCCAGACCGCCAATGCGGTCTTCGGCAACGCCGCCAGCGTGCTGGTAGGCGATTTCCTCTATTCCCGTGCCTTCCAGATGATGGTGGACGCCGGCAGCATGCGCATCATGGAGATCCTCTCCAATGCCACCAATGTGATTGCCGAAGGCGAGGTGCTGCAGCTGCTGAACATGCACGACCCCGACGTCACGGTGGAGCGCTACCTGCAGGTGATCCGCTACAAGACCGCCAAGCTCTTCGAAGCCTCGGCCCAGCTCGGCGCCGTGCTGGCCGGCGCGGACGCGGCCACTGAAGAAGCCGCCGCGGAATACGGACGGCGCATCGGCACGGCGTTCCAGCTGATCGACGACATGCTGGACTACACCGCCAGCGCCGAGCAGATGGGCAAGAATGCCGGCGACGACCTGCGTGAAGGCAAGCCCACCCTGCCGCTGCTGCACCTGCTCGAGCACGGCACCGCGGAACAACGCACGCTGGCCCGCGAAGCCATCGTGCAAGGTGGCACCGAGCATTTCGATGCGGTGTTCACCGCAATCCACGCATGCGGCGCGCTCGAGGTCACCTTCCAGGCTGCCCAGCGCGAAGCCGAAGCCGCGGAAAAAGCCGCCCAGCAGTTCCCCGACTCCCCATTGAAGCAAACGCTGATCGACCTGTGCGCGTTCTCGCTGCAACGGCAGTCCTGA
- the obgE gene encoding GTPase ObgE — MKFIDEARIEVIAGNGGNGSASMRREKFVPFGGPDGGDGGSGGSVFAVADRNINTLIDFRYAKKHVARNGENGRGADCYGAGGEDVNLRMPVGTQILDMDSGELIADLTEHGQTVCLAEGGLGGWGNLHFKSSTNRAPRQQVDGKPGERRMIKLELKVLADVGLLGMPNAGKSTFISHISNARPKVADYPFTTLHPNLGVVRVDHEQSFVVADIPGLIEGAAEGAGLGHQFLRHLQRTGLLLHIVDLAPFDEAVDPVAEARAIVNELKKYDESLYEKPRWLVLNKLDVVPEEERDARVKDFVKRYKWKGPVFRISALTGEGCRELIYAIKDHLAAIKAEEVAALAEPDIRLDDRLHNVDQSGGEQD; from the coding sequence ATGAAGTTCATCGACGAAGCCAGAATTGAAGTCATCGCCGGCAACGGCGGCAATGGCAGCGCATCGATGCGGCGCGAGAAATTTGTGCCCTTCGGTGGCCCCGACGGTGGCGACGGCGGTAGCGGTGGCAGCGTCTTCGCGGTGGCCGACCGCAACATCAACACGCTCATCGACTTCCGCTACGCCAAGAAGCACGTGGCGCGCAACGGCGAGAATGGCCGGGGCGCCGATTGCTATGGCGCGGGCGGCGAAGATGTGAACCTGCGCATGCCGGTCGGCACGCAGATCCTGGACATGGATTCCGGCGAACTGATCGCCGACCTGACCGAGCATGGCCAGACCGTTTGCCTGGCCGAGGGTGGCCTGGGCGGCTGGGGCAACCTGCACTTCAAGTCCAGCACCAACCGCGCGCCCCGCCAGCAGGTGGACGGCAAGCCGGGTGAGCGCCGCATGATCAAGCTGGAGCTGAAGGTGCTGGCCGACGTGGGCCTGCTGGGCATGCCGAACGCCGGCAAGTCGACCTTTATCTCGCACATCTCCAATGCGCGCCCGAAGGTGGCCGACTATCCCTTCACCACGCTGCATCCCAACCTGGGCGTGGTGCGGGTCGATCACGAGCAGTCCTTCGTGGTGGCCGACATCCCCGGCCTGATCGAGGGCGCGGCGGAAGGCGCCGGGCTGGGCCATCAGTTCCTGCGCCACTTGCAGCGCACGGGGCTGTTGCTGCACATCGTCGACCTGGCGCCGTTCGACGAAGCCGTGGATCCGGTGGCCGAGGCCCGCGCCATCGTCAACGAGCTGAAGAAGTACGATGAAAGCCTGTACGAAAAGCCGCGCTGGCTGGTGCTCAACAAGCTGGACGTGGTGCCCGAGGAAGAGCGCGATGCGCGCGTCAAGGACTTCGTCAAGCGCTACAAGTGGAAGGGCCCGGTGTTCCGCATCTCCGCCCTGACCGGCGAAGGCTGCCGCGAACTGATCTACGCGATCAAGGACCACCTGGCCGCGATCAAGGCCGAGGAAGTCGCCGCACTGGCCGAGCCGGACATCCGCCTGGATGACCGCCTGCACAACGTCGACCAGTCCGGCGGCGAGCAGGACTAA
- the coaE gene encoding dephospho-CoA kinase (Dephospho-CoA kinase (CoaE) performs the final step in coenzyme A biosynthesis.), whose protein sequence is MLQIGLTGGIGSGKTRVADLFAARGAALIDTDLLAHEITAPGGLAIPALLEAFGPACLRADGAMDRNAMRELVFSDPAAKARLEGITHPLIRQLTEARAAAVRASGLHRYLIYVVPLLVESGSWRARVDRVLVVDCSEATQVSRVMARNGFSQGQVEAIMARQAKRSERLAAADDVVDNEGPPEALPAQVDRLDQLYRSLAGA, encoded by the coding sequence ATGCTGCAAATCGGACTGACCGGAGGCATCGGCTCCGGCAAGACCCGCGTGGCGGACCTGTTCGCCGCGCGCGGCGCCGCCCTGATCGATACCGACCTGCTCGCGCACGAGATCACCGCGCCGGGCGGGCTGGCCATCCCTGCCCTGCTGGAAGCCTTTGGCCCCGCCTGCCTGCGCGCAGACGGCGCCATGGACCGCAATGCCATGCGCGAACTGGTGTTCTCGGACCCGGCGGCCAAGGCCCGGCTGGAGGGCATCACCCACCCCCTGATCCGCCAGCTGACCGAGGCGCGCGCGGCCGCGGTCCGTGCCTCCGGGCTGCACCGCTACCTGATCTACGTGGTTCCGCTGCTGGTCGAATCGGGATCATGGCGAGCGCGGGTGGACCGGGTGCTGGTGGTGGATTGCAGCGAGGCCACGCAGGTTTCCCGGGTCATGGCGCGCAACGGCTTTTCCCAGGGCCAGGTCGAGGCCATCATGGCCAGGCAGGCCAAGCGCAGCGAACGCCTGGCCGCCGCCGACGATGTGGTCGACAACGAAGGCCCGCCGGAAGCCCTGCCCGCGCAAGTGGATCGGCTCGACCAGCTGTACCGCAGCCTGGCCGGCGCCTAG
- a CDS encoding prepilin peptidase, with the protein MAAAALIGLLVGSFLNVVVHRLPRMMEHDEANYIASLRDDPLPHPEPYNLMVPRSACPHCGHAIGALENIPVLSYLFLRGRCSSCAAPIGARYPLVEAGTALLTALAAAHFGPTWQALAAIALIWALIALTLIDADTQLLPDQITLPLVWLGLLLNLGGLFAPLADAVIGAAAGYLLLWTVYWIFKLVRGKEGMGYGDFKLMGALGAWFGWQALPALVLLSSVVGLVFALANIALRRQDRDTHFAFGPYIAGAGLLVLFFGPNVLPLGIIAG; encoded by the coding sequence ATGGCCGCCGCCGCGCTGATCGGCTTGCTGGTCGGCAGCTTCCTCAACGTGGTGGTGCACCGCCTGCCGCGCATGATGGAGCATGATGAAGCCAACTACATCGCGTCGCTGCGCGACGACCCGCTCCCCCACCCCGAGCCCTACAACCTGATGGTGCCGCGCTCGGCCTGCCCGCACTGCGGACACGCCATCGGCGCGCTGGAGAATATCCCGGTACTGAGCTACCTGTTCCTGCGCGGGCGCTGCTCGTCGTGCGCCGCGCCCATCGGTGCGCGCTATCCGCTGGTGGAAGCGGGCACCGCGCTGCTCACCGCGCTGGCCGCGGCGCACTTCGGCCCTACCTGGCAGGCTCTCGCGGCCATCGCCCTGATCTGGGCCCTGATCGCCCTCACCCTGATCGACGCGGACACGCAGCTGCTGCCAGACCAGATCACGCTGCCGCTGGTGTGGCTGGGCCTGCTGCTCAATCTCGGCGGGCTGTTCGCCCCGCTAGCCGATGCCGTGATCGGCGCTGCCGCCGGCTACCTGCTGCTGTGGACGGTGTACTGGATCTTCAAGCTGGTGCGGGGCAAGGAAGGCATGGGCTATGGCGACTTCAAGCTGATGGGCGCGCTGGGCGCCTGGTTCGGCTGGCAGGCCCTGCCCGCGCTGGTGCTGCTCTCCTCCGTGGTGGGGCTGGTATTCGCGCTTGCCAATATCGCGCTGCGCCGTCAGGATCGCGATACGCACTTCGCCTTCGGCCCCTATATCGCCGGAGCCGGGCTGCTTGTGCTGTTCTTTGGGCCCAATGTGCTGCCGCTGGGCATCATTGCTGGCTGA
- the rplU gene encoding 50S ribosomal protein L21 — protein sequence MYAVVKTGGKQYKVAAGEKLKVEQIPADIGAEITLDQVLAVGAGDQLKFGTPLVSGASVKATVISQGRHDKVKIFKMRRRKHYQKRQGHRQNYTELRIEEIIG from the coding sequence ATGTACGCGGTCGTAAAAACCGGCGGCAAGCAATATAAGGTTGCTGCTGGCGAAAAACTTAAAGTAGAACAGATACCGGCAGACATTGGCGCAGAAATCACGCTCGACCAGGTGCTCGCAGTGGGCGCAGGCGACCAACTCAAGTTTGGTACGCCACTGGTTAGCGGGGCTTCCGTCAAGGCTACCGTTATCTCCCAAGGTCGTCACGATAAGGTGAAGATCTTCAAGATGCGCCGTCGCAAGCACTATCAAAAGCGTCAAGGCCATCGTCAAAATTACACCGAGCTGCGCATCGAAGAGATCATTGGCTGA